A window of the Zeugodacus cucurbitae isolate PBARC_wt_2022May chromosome 4, idZeuCucr1.2, whole genome shotgun sequence genome harbors these coding sequences:
- the LOC105208647 gene encoding zinc finger E-box-binding homeobox 1 isoform X2, translating into MNFSPFGNTFPGTTTIPGLPQFTTTAAPQVSTVTSAAAVAGVTSQGATQQDETASTSARYQPQQQQQQQQSSANVSMTHFNQPAIPIATGTTVTALHAKFRTSGDEPQGDKYNGHLVTIETAGTSGTQQQPQYGNLPMYTTQQADDKHLITAAIAYPQNTITASSSTAAVGAAITNTPQQQQLHVQQQQQQQVSAPQELTQDLCNAILQQQVLQNTSWQSLTPGTTVADYLSHLPANTLPLSLHHFLKYSAETIKKENQGVVQTGAPIGINTIGGTTTITIPQQQTEAQIQQPQQHQEATTMHIQADPSTSDVVTMAPAVSATTTSKKKKRKKRPKDRKPKLRPGEIRLTTALDGSPLYLCPECQVAYPEPDLLEIHLVGHNLERRYICDICQAALKRKDHLTRHKQSHNPERPYICTVCLKAFKRKEQLSLHFVIHSGEKRHLCHECGKGFYRKDHLRKHTRSHIARRVKAELSMQNESEHGTSMLQPITVTTITEVQPQSSSSAQLQQHHSSTQQQQQQQQQQLQQQMHTQQMQHVVVTQQQQQQMLN; encoded by the exons ATGAACTTTTCACCGTTTGGTAATACTTTCCCTGGTACAACCACTATTCCTGGGTTGCCACAGTTCACGACAACAGCAGCGCCACAAGTTTCCACCGTAACATCTGCGGCAGCGGTTGCCGGTGTAACTTCCCAAGGTGCAACGCAACAGGACGAAACTGCCTCCACCAGTGCTCGTTACCaaccacagcagcagcaacaacaacaacaatcttcTGCCAACGTAAGTATGACACATTTTAATCAACCCGCAATACCGATCGCGACTGGAACAACCGTTACCGCCTTACATGCCAAGTTCCGCACATCAGGCGATGAGCCACAAGGGGATAAATACAATGGACATTTGGTGACCATAGAAACAGCAGGCACCAGCGGCACACAACAACAGCCACAATATGGTAACTTACCAATGTACACTACACAACAGGCGGATGATAAACATTTGATTACAGCAGCCATTGCGTATCCACAAAATACGATAACCGCTTCTTCGTCAACGGCAGCTGTAGGTGCAGCGATTACAAATActccacagcagcagcaactacatgttcaacaacaacaacaacaacaagtttcaGCCCCACAAGAATTAACACAGGACTTGTGCAAtgcaattttacaacaacaag TTCTACAAAATACCTCATGGCAATCGTTAACACCAGGTACCACAGTAGCTGATTACCTCTCCCATCTTCCAGCAAACACACTACCATTGTCGCTACATCATTTCCTCAAGTATTCGGCCGAAacgataaagaaagaaaatcaGGGTGTA GTACAAACGGGAGCACCGATTGGCATCAATACCATTGGGGGGACAACAACCATTACTATACCTCAACAACAAACGGAGGCACAAATACAGCAACCACAACAGCACCAAGAAGCAACAACGATGCACATACAAGCAGATCCATCGACTAGTGACGTTGTGACAATGGCCCCAGCTGTTAGTGCAACTACTACATCGAAAAAGAAGAAACGAAAAAAACGTCCTAAGGATCGGAAACCGAAATTGAGACCAGGAGAAATTCGGCTTACTACAGCGCTGGATGGGAGCCCTTTATATTTATGCCCCGAATGCCAAGTAGCATATCCCGAGCCGGATTTGCTCGAAATACATTTGGTTGGGCACAATCTCGAGAGACGCTATATCTGCGATATTTGTCAGGCGGCCTTGAAGCGCAAAGATCATTTGACGCGTCATAAACAGTCTCATAATCCAGAAagaccatatatatgtacagtctGTTTGAAGGCGTTTAAGCGGAAAGAACAATTGAGTTTGCACTTCGTGATACATTCGGGAGAAAAACGTCACTTATGTCATGAATGTGGGAAGGGTTTCTACCGCAAAGATCACCTACGAAAACACACACGTTCGCATATTGCACGCCGGGTAAAAGCTGAGCTTAGCATGCAGAATGAGAGCGAGCATGGGACCAGTATGCTACAGCCAATAACTGTAACAACAATTACTGAGGTACAACCTCAGTCGTCAAGTTctgcacaactacaacaacatcatTCAAGTactcagcaacagcagcagcaacaacaacaacagctccaACAACAGATGCAtacacaacaaatgcaacatgtTGTGGTaacccaacaacagcaacaacaaatgcttaaTTAG
- the LOC105208647 gene encoding specificity protein transcription factor 3 isoform X8, with product MNFSPFGNTFPGTTTIPGLPQFTTTAAPQVSTVTSAAAVAGVTSQGATQQDETASTSARYQPQQQQQQQQSSANFRTSGDEPQGDKYNGHLVTIETAGTSGTQQQPQYAAIAYPQNTITASSSTAAVGAAITNTPQQQQLHVQQQQQQQVSAPQELTQDLCNAILQQQGVDTKLVLQNTSWQSLTPGTTVADYLSHLPANTLPLSLHHFLKYSAETIKKENQGVVQTGAPIGINTIGGTTTITIPQQQTEAQIQQPQQHQEATTMHIQADPSTSDVVTMAPAVSATTTSKKKKRKKRPKDRKPKLRPGEIRLTTALDGSPLYLCPECQVAYPEPDLLEIHLVGHNLERRYICDICQAALKRKDHLTRHKQSHNPERPYICTVCLKAFKRKEQLSLHFVIHSGEKRHLCHECGKGFYRKDHLRKHTRSHIARRVKAELSMQNESEHGTSMLQPITVTTITEVQPQSSSSAQLQQHHSSTQQQQQQQQQQLQQQMHTQQMQHVVVTQQQQQQMLN from the exons ATGAACTTTTCACCGTTTGGTAATACTTTCCCTGGTACAACCACTATTCCTGGGTTGCCACAGTTCACGACAACAGCAGCGCCACAAGTTTCCACCGTAACATCTGCGGCAGCGGTTGCCGGTGTAACTTCCCAAGGTGCAACGCAACAGGACGAAACTGCCTCCACCAGTGCTCGTTACCaaccacagcagcagcaacaacaacaacaatcttcTGCCAAC TTCCGCACATCAGGCGATGAGCCACAAGGGGATAAATACAATGGACATTTGGTGACCATAGAAACAGCAGGCACCAGCGGCACACAACAACAGCCACAATATG CAGCCATTGCGTATCCACAAAATACGATAACCGCTTCTTCGTCAACGGCAGCTGTAGGTGCAGCGATTACAAATActccacagcagcagcaactacatgttcaacaacaacaacaacaacaagtttcaGCCCCACAAGAATTAACACAGGACTTGTGCAAtgcaattttacaacaacaaggtGTGGATACAAAGCTTG TTCTACAAAATACCTCATGGCAATCGTTAACACCAGGTACCACAGTAGCTGATTACCTCTCCCATCTTCCAGCAAACACACTACCATTGTCGCTACATCATTTCCTCAAGTATTCGGCCGAAacgataaagaaagaaaatcaGGGTGTA GTACAAACGGGAGCACCGATTGGCATCAATACCATTGGGGGGACAACAACCATTACTATACCTCAACAACAAACGGAGGCACAAATACAGCAACCACAACAGCACCAAGAAGCAACAACGATGCACATACAAGCAGATCCATCGACTAGTGACGTTGTGACAATGGCCCCAGCTGTTAGTGCAACTACTACATCGAAAAAGAAGAAACGAAAAAAACGTCCTAAGGATCGGAAACCGAAATTGAGACCAGGAGAAATTCGGCTTACTACAGCGCTGGATGGGAGCCCTTTATATTTATGCCCCGAATGCCAAGTAGCATATCCCGAGCCGGATTTGCTCGAAATACATTTGGTTGGGCACAATCTCGAGAGACGCTATATCTGCGATATTTGTCAGGCGGCCTTGAAGCGCAAAGATCATTTGACGCGTCATAAACAGTCTCATAATCCAGAAagaccatatatatgtacagtctGTTTGAAGGCGTTTAAGCGGAAAGAACAATTGAGTTTGCACTTCGTGATACATTCGGGAGAAAAACGTCACTTATGTCATGAATGTGGGAAGGGTTTCTACCGCAAAGATCACCTACGAAAACACACACGTTCGCATATTGCACGCCGGGTAAAAGCTGAGCTTAGCATGCAGAATGAGAGCGAGCATGGGACCAGTATGCTACAGCCAATAACTGTAACAACAATTACTGAGGTACAACCTCAGTCGTCAAGTTctgcacaactacaacaacatcatTCAAGTactcagcaacagcagcagcaacaacaacaacagctccaACAACAGATGCAtacacaacaaatgcaacatgtTGTGGTaacccaacaacagcaacaacaaatgcttaaTTAG